The following are from one region of the Dreissena polymorpha isolate Duluth1 chromosome 2, UMN_Dpol_1.0, whole genome shotgun sequence genome:
- the LOC127866978 gene encoding uncharacterized protein LOC127866978 isoform X1 yields MAEGAVRHYTDWTPRLIRRSRYAYEHESRETSNIMNILGYGPEIRQKRREHFIERDRLLNTRREDFSCTSITAGSKAEGLTRLFESDNDTILVLPYVVCLENCFDQSNIPCHFTILEMNFQNTSAGYCRVLLERLAPVGVSAISDSLCENERGKPILSSSLFVEAEFRDASRVSGTVIHQRAGPSLPWSNGAYKADSVYAIRCHCPNILQTWANRTRHWPPSDIVEKVVAMGAFVTPIGFKRSEHNHVEWRICFNTGETELVNNLNDTQIKLYMLLKMIAKDILKPQKKEITSYTMKNIVLWLAENNKSSLFHSGSLFYWLHEGLDILRTAISTRQLPYYMIPKRNLMATSELNNEQQLLWGRTIQDMIEEGPRILLRLDKFRKAVIGYPEPLLWYSKMRTELEMWQLKLFNRQLQCEVTNSMVFETDTIVQTFKKRTNEILQEVAWRMVLDGSSLDVEVFEMMLS; encoded by the exons ATGGCTGAAGGGGCTGTTCGACATTACACGGACTGGACTCCAAGGTTAATCAGGCGATCAAGA tatGCGTATGAGCATGAATCCCGGGAAACAAGCAACATAATGAATATCCTGGGGTATGGACCCGAGATCAGACAGAAACGCCGAGAACATTTCATAGAGAGAGATAGGCTGTTAAATACACGGAGAGAGGACTTTTCGTGTACGAGCATCACCGCGGGGAGCAAAGCGGAGGGACTGACCCGTTTATTCGAGAGCGATAATGACACAATATTAGTGTTACCATATGTTGTGTGTTTGGAAAACTGTTTTGACCAAAGCAATATTCCTTGTCACTTCACTATATTAGAAATGAATTTCCAAAACACTAGTGCGGGATATTGTAGAGTACTACTTGAGAGACTTGCTCCTGTAGGCGTTTCTGCTATTTCCGATTCCTTATGTGAAAATGAACGTGGCAAACCTATATTAAGCAGTTCACTGTTTGTAGAAGCAGAGTTCAGAGACGCATCGCGTGTATCCGGTACAGTCATCCATCAACGTGCTGGTCCATCGTTGCCATGGTCTAATGGTGCCTATAAAGCCGATAGTGTATACGCCATTCGCTGTCACTGTCCAAACATATTGCAGACATGGGCTAATCGAACTCGTCACTGGCCACCATCAGATATTGTAGAGAAAGTGGTTGCGATGGGAGCTTTTGTTACTCCGATTGGGTTTAAAAGAAGCGAACACAACCATGTGGAATGGAGGATATGTTTTAATACTGGAGAGACGGAACTTGTTAATAATCTGAACGACACTCAGATCAAATTATATATGTTGCTAAAAATGATCGCTAAGGATATACTGAAACCTCAGAAAAAAGAAATCACATCGTACACCATGAAAAATATCGTATTATGGCTAGCTGAGAACAACAAATCCTCTTTGTTCCATTCCGGAAGTTTGTTTTATTGGCTCCATGAGGGACTTGATATATTACGAACCGCTATATCCACAAGGCAACTGCCTTACTATATGATACCTAAGAGAAATCTTATGGCAACATCTGAACTGAACAATGAGCAGCAGCTTCTGTGGGGGAGGACTATACAGGACATGATTGAGGAAGGTCCGCGAATATTACTCAGGTTAGATAAATTCCGCAAGGCAGTTATTGGGTACCCGGAACCACTTCTGTGGTACAGCAAGATGAGGACTGAACTGGAGATGTGGCAGTTGAAGTTATTCAACAGACAGCTTCAATGCGAGGTCACGAACTCAATGGTTTTTGAGACTGACACTATCGTGCAGACATTCAAAAAACGTACTAATGAGATATTACAAGAGGTTGCGTGGCGTATGGTTCTTGATGGCAGTTCGTTAGATGTAGAAGTATTTGAGATGATGCTAAGCTAA
- the LOC127866978 gene encoding uncharacterized protein LOC127866978 isoform X3 encodes MNILGYGPEIRQKRREHFIERDRLLNTRREDFSCTSITAGSKAEGLTRLFESDNDTILVLPYVVCLENCFDQSNIPCHFTILEMNFQNTSAGYCRVLLERLAPVGVSAISDSLCENERGKPILSSSLFVEAEFRDASRVSGTVIHQRAGPSLPWSNGAYKADSVYAIRCHCPNILQTWANRTRHWPPSDIVEKVVAMGAFVTPIGFKRSEHNHVEWRICFNTGETELVNNLNDTQIKLYMLLKMIAKDILKPQKKEITSYTMKNIVLWLAENNKSSLFHSGSLFYWLHEGLDILRTAISTRQLPYYMIPKRNLMATSELNNEQQLLWGRTIQDMIEEGPRILLRLDKFRKAVIGYPEPLLWYSKMRTELEMWQLKLFNRQLQCEVTNSMVFETDTIVQTFKKRTNEILQEVAWRMVLDGSSLDVEVFEMMLS; translated from the coding sequence ATGAATATCCTGGGGTATGGACCCGAGATCAGACAGAAACGCCGAGAACATTTCATAGAGAGAGATAGGCTGTTAAATACACGGAGAGAGGACTTTTCGTGTACGAGCATCACCGCGGGGAGCAAAGCGGAGGGACTGACCCGTTTATTCGAGAGCGATAATGACACAATATTAGTGTTACCATATGTTGTGTGTTTGGAAAACTGTTTTGACCAAAGCAATATTCCTTGTCACTTCACTATATTAGAAATGAATTTCCAAAACACTAGTGCGGGATATTGTAGAGTACTACTTGAGAGACTTGCTCCTGTAGGCGTTTCTGCTATTTCCGATTCCTTATGTGAAAATGAACGTGGCAAACCTATATTAAGCAGTTCACTGTTTGTAGAAGCAGAGTTCAGAGACGCATCGCGTGTATCCGGTACAGTCATCCATCAACGTGCTGGTCCATCGTTGCCATGGTCTAATGGTGCCTATAAAGCCGATAGTGTATACGCCATTCGCTGTCACTGTCCAAACATATTGCAGACATGGGCTAATCGAACTCGTCACTGGCCACCATCAGATATTGTAGAGAAAGTGGTTGCGATGGGAGCTTTTGTTACTCCGATTGGGTTTAAAAGAAGCGAACACAACCATGTGGAATGGAGGATATGTTTTAATACTGGAGAGACGGAACTTGTTAATAATCTGAACGACACTCAGATCAAATTATATATGTTGCTAAAAATGATCGCTAAGGATATACTGAAACCTCAGAAAAAAGAAATCACATCGTACACCATGAAAAATATCGTATTATGGCTAGCTGAGAACAACAAATCCTCTTTGTTCCATTCCGGAAGTTTGTTTTATTGGCTCCATGAGGGACTTGATATATTACGAACCGCTATATCCACAAGGCAACTGCCTTACTATATGATACCTAAGAGAAATCTTATGGCAACATCTGAACTGAACAATGAGCAGCAGCTTCTGTGGGGGAGGACTATACAGGACATGATTGAGGAAGGTCCGCGAATATTACTCAGGTTAGATAAATTCCGCAAGGCAGTTATTGGGTACCCGGAACCACTTCTGTGGTACAGCAAGATGAGGACTGAACTGGAGATGTGGCAGTTGAAGTTATTCAACAGACAGCTTCAATGCGAGGTCACGAACTCAATGGTTTTTGAGACTGACACTATCGTGCAGACATTCAAAAAACGTACTAATGAGATATTACAAGAGGTTGCGTGGCGTATGGTTCTTGATGGCAGTTCGTTAGATGTAGAAGTATTTGAGATGATGCTAAGCTAA
- the LOC127866978 gene encoding uncharacterized protein LOC127866978 isoform X2: MAEGAVRHYTEWTPRLIRRSRYAYEHESRETSNIMNILGYGPEIRQKRREHFIERDRLLNTRREDFSCTSITAGSKAEGLTRLFESDNDTILVLPYVVCLENCFDQSNIPCHFTILEMNFQNTSAGYCRVLLERLAPVGVSAISDSLCENERGKPILSSSLFVEAEFRDASRVSGTVIHQRAGPSLPWSNGAYKADSVYAIRCHCPNILQTWANRTRHWPPSDIVEKVVAMGAFVTPIGFKRSEHNHVEWRICFNTGETELVNNLNDTQIKLYMLLKMIAKDILKPQKKEITSYTMKNIVLWLAENNKSSLFHSGSLFYWLHEGLDILRTAISTRQLPYYMIPKRNLMATSELNNEQQLLWGRTIQDMIEEGPRILLRLDKFRKAVIGYPEPLLWYSKMRTELEMWQLKLFNRQLQCEVTNSMVFETDTIVQTFKKRTNEILQEVAWRMVLDGSSLDVEVFEMMLS; encoded by the coding sequence tatGCGTATGAGCATGAATCCCGGGAAACAAGCAACATAATGAATATCCTGGGGTATGGACCCGAGATCAGACAGAAACGCCGAGAACATTTCATAGAGAGAGATAGGCTGTTAAATACACGGAGAGAGGACTTTTCGTGTACGAGCATCACCGCGGGGAGCAAAGCGGAGGGACTGACCCGTTTATTCGAGAGCGATAATGACACAATATTAGTGTTACCATATGTTGTGTGTTTGGAAAACTGTTTTGACCAAAGCAATATTCCTTGTCACTTCACTATATTAGAAATGAATTTCCAAAACACTAGTGCGGGATATTGTAGAGTACTACTTGAGAGACTTGCTCCTGTAGGCGTTTCTGCTATTTCCGATTCCTTATGTGAAAATGAACGTGGCAAACCTATATTAAGCAGTTCACTGTTTGTAGAAGCAGAGTTCAGAGACGCATCGCGTGTATCCGGTACAGTCATCCATCAACGTGCTGGTCCATCGTTGCCATGGTCTAATGGTGCCTATAAAGCCGATAGTGTATACGCCATTCGCTGTCACTGTCCAAACATATTGCAGACATGGGCTAATCGAACTCGTCACTGGCCACCATCAGATATTGTAGAGAAAGTGGTTGCGATGGGAGCTTTTGTTACTCCGATTGGGTTTAAAAGAAGCGAACACAACCATGTGGAATGGAGGATATGTTTTAATACTGGAGAGACGGAACTTGTTAATAATCTGAACGACACTCAGATCAAATTATATATGTTGCTAAAAATGATCGCTAAGGATATACTGAAACCTCAGAAAAAAGAAATCACATCGTACACCATGAAAAATATCGTATTATGGCTAGCTGAGAACAACAAATCCTCTTTGTTCCATTCCGGAAGTTTGTTTTATTGGCTCCATGAGGGACTTGATATATTACGAACCGCTATATCCACAAGGCAACTGCCTTACTATATGATACCTAAGAGAAATCTTATGGCAACATCTGAACTGAACAATGAGCAGCAGCTTCTGTGGGGGAGGACTATACAGGACATGATTGAGGAAGGTCCGCGAATATTACTCAGGTTAGATAAATTCCGCAAGGCAGTTATTGGGTACCCGGAACCACTTCTGTGGTACAGCAAGATGAGGACTGAACTGGAGATGTGGCAGTTGAAGTTATTCAACAGACAGCTTCAATGCGAGGTCACGAACTCAATGGTTTTTGAGACTGACACTATCGTGCAGACATTCAAAAAACGTACTAATGAGATATTACAAGAGGTTGCGTGGCGTATGGTTCTTGATGGCAGTTCGTTAGATGTAGAAGTATTTGAGATGATGCTAAGCTAA